The Akkermansia sp. N21116 genome includes a region encoding these proteins:
- a CDS encoding zinc ribbon domain-containing protein: MPIYEYISEHAEDPDMSCPVCRRGFELRRPVDRAPLEQCPMCKHPVRKVISRVNVPSITKPLSVSDAKAAGFTVLEKRDKGVYEKL, encoded by the coding sequence ATGCCTATTTACGAATATATTTCCGAGCACGCCGAAGATCCGGACATGTCCTGTCCGGTATGTCGTCGCGGTTTCGAACTGAGACGGCCTGTGGATCGTGCCCCGCTTGAACAGTGCCCGATGTGCAAGCATCCGGTGCGTAAGGTGATCAGCAGGGTCAATGTCCCCAGCATCACCAAACCCCTGTCCGTTTCCGATGCGAAGGCGGCAGGATTTACTGTTTTGGAAAAACGGGACAAAGGTGTTTATGAAAAGCTGTGA
- a CDS encoding ribonuclease HII — translation MEKRAHTYPTLRPEHEARVEGYACIAGVDEAGRGPLAGPVVAGAVILPPGCAVPAGLDDSKKLTPVRRERLFAELLESSGVVHGVGLATVEEIDRINILKATHLAMARAVEALGVAVDFCLIDGLPVPGFPYLHRAIVKGDSISLSIAAASILAKVTRDHMMEEADREYPLYGFAKHKGYGTKQHLEALRRHGPCPLHRRSFGPVAQLELPFV, via the coding sequence ATGGAAAAACGTGCCCACACTTATCCGACTCTTCGGCCCGAACATGAAGCCCGGGTCGAAGGTTATGCTTGTATTGCCGGCGTGGATGAGGCGGGGCGGGGTCCCCTGGCTGGTCCCGTTGTGGCAGGAGCTGTGATTTTACCTCCGGGATGTGCGGTGCCTGCCGGATTGGACGATTCCAAGAAACTGACGCCGGTTCGAAGGGAGCGTCTGTTTGCCGAATTGTTGGAGAGCTCCGGAGTTGTGCATGGGGTCGGTTTGGCGACTGTCGAGGAAATTGACCGGATCAATATTCTAAAGGCGACCCATCTGGCTATGGCCCGTGCCGTAGAAGCATTGGGCGTAGCGGTGGATTTTTGTCTGATTGATGGATTGCCCGTGCCGGGGTTCCCTTATTTGCACCGTGCTATCGTCAAAGGCGACTCAATTAGTTTGTCGATTGCTGCAGCAAGTATTCTTGCCAAGGTGACGAGGGACCATATGATGGAGGAAGCGGACAGGGAATACCCCTTGTACGGATTTGCCAAACACAAAGGATATGGGACGAAACAGCATTTGGAAGCGTTGCGCAGGCATGGGCCTTGCCCGTTGCATCGCCGCTCGTTTGGGCCGGTTGCACAATTGGAACTGCCGTTTGTCTGA
- a CDS encoding argininosuccinate synthase: MKIVVAYSGGLDTSVLLKWLKEKYNAEIIAYCADVGQEEELDGLEEKALKTGASKCYIDDLKEDFAKNYIFPMFQANALYEGRYLLGTSIARPCITRNMLDIAIKEGADAIAHGATGKGNDQVRFELAANALAPNIKVIAPWRDAEFRKQFPGRTEMIAYAEEHNIPIRQSLKKPYSMDRNLLHISFEAGMLEDTWYDGTTEVDKNMYVLSVAPEDAPDKPEYIQCLFEKGNIVGIQCEGMAEILAKHNVKPLGERDGYTLLSPLGVMYVLNELGGRNGIGRVDIVENRFVGMKSRGIYETPGGTIILAAHRDIETLTMDREAQKVRDSLIPDYASAVYNGFWFSPEREAIQALVTKTQETVNGEVRLKLYKGNVMFAGRRSANTLYSEDIATMEGGHEELYNQDDATGFISLNGLRLKQFSRANKPYGN; encoded by the coding sequence ATGAAAATCGTCGTTGCTTACTCTGGTGGTCTTGACACTTCCGTTTTGCTGAAGTGGCTCAAGGAAAAATATAACGCCGAAATCATCGCCTATTGCGCAGACGTAGGTCAGGAAGAAGAACTCGACGGCCTCGAAGAAAAGGCCCTCAAGACCGGCGCTTCCAAGTGCTACATCGACGACCTGAAGGAAGACTTCGCCAAGAACTACATCTTCCCGATGTTCCAGGCCAACGCCCTCTACGAAGGCCGTTACCTGCTTGGTACCTCGATCGCCCGCCCCTGCATCACGCGCAACATGCTCGACATCGCCATCAAGGAAGGTGCCGATGCCATTGCACACGGTGCCACCGGCAAGGGCAATGACCAGGTTCGCTTTGAACTTGCAGCCAATGCACTGGCACCCAACATCAAGGTCATCGCTCCGTGGCGCGACGCTGAATTCCGCAAGCAGTTCCCCGGGCGTACGGAAATGATCGCCTACGCCGAAGAGCACAACATCCCGATCCGCCAGTCCCTCAAGAAGCCCTACTCCATGGACCGCAACCTGCTTCATATTTCCTTTGAAGCCGGCATGCTTGAAGACACCTGGTACGACGGCACCACGGAAGTGGACAAAAACATGTACGTCCTCTCCGTCGCTCCGGAAGACGCACCCGACAAGCCCGAGTACATCCAGTGCCTCTTTGAAAAGGGAAATATCGTCGGCATCCAGTGCGAAGGCATGGCTGAAATCCTTGCCAAGCACAATGTGAAGCCCCTGGGCGAACGCGACGGTTACACCCTCCTTTCCCCGCTCGGCGTCATGTATGTTCTGAACGAATTGGGGGGACGGAACGGCATCGGTCGCGTCGACATCGTCGAAAACCGCTTTGTCGGCATGAAAAGCCGCGGTATCTACGAAACCCCCGGAGGTACAATCATCCTCGCCGCACACCGCGATATTGAAACCCTGACCATGGACCGCGAAGCCCAGAAAGTGCGCGACTCCCTGATCCCGGACTACGCCTCCGCCGTGTACAACGGCTTCTGGTTCTCCCCGGAACGCGAAGCTATTCAGGCTCTTGTCACCAAGACTCAGGAAACCGTTAACGGTGAAGTCCGTCTCAAGCTCTACAAGGGCAACGTCATGTTCGCCGGACGCCGATCCGCCAACACACTTTACTCCGAAGACATCGCCACAATGGAAGGCGGTCACGAAGAACTGTACAACCAAGATGACGCTACGGGATTCATCTCTCTTAACGGACTTCGTCTTAAGCAGTTCAGTCGAGCTAACAAGCCTTACGGCAACTAA
- a CDS encoding hemolysin family protein, which yields MTDIDPLSILASIGDAEIPDTFPGLGEILLVLAGIAFFLLLNAFFVASEFSIVKVRESQLQSDDSEAKQIRHKLSTALSVVRHLDSYLSATQVGITLASLALGFLGEPLVVKLLAPTLKMTGWMSDTMIRMISMAVAYALFTFAHVVLGELVPKSVAIRYTYQTALFTAPILHGFYIAFKFVVSAFNGTANFILKHFLNINPDEIRHTVHSSDELALLVAESERSQEVTPTEAEISKNALELNEMCAKDILTPRSEVDVLDLEESYEANWEIARTSRHTRFPLVHGNHLDDVKGWVHVKDLLKQVGQANPDLMSIRRELKVVPDTMPLDTLLTFFLRERTHFALVVDEFGDSLGLVFLDDVLEQIVGEDIQDEFDQDDMREFVQTGPDDYVVSGAVTLFDLADYLPDLDLECPGVTTFGGYITHEQGHIPEEGEEVQIGRYLARVTGTDGRRVTQVRLKKVCKENEDGDI from the coding sequence ATGACAGATATAGACCCTCTGAGTATTCTTGCGTCCATTGGGGACGCTGAAATTCCGGATACGTTTCCGGGGTTGGGTGAAATTCTGCTGGTTCTCGCCGGCATTGCATTCTTCCTGTTGCTGAATGCTTTCTTTGTGGCAAGCGAATTTTCCATTGTCAAAGTACGGGAAAGCCAGTTGCAATCGGATGACTCGGAGGCAAAGCAGATACGCCACAAGCTGTCGACCGCGCTGAGTGTCGTCCGGCATCTGGATTCCTACCTTTCCGCGACGCAGGTTGGCATTACGCTGGCATCTCTTGCCTTAGGTTTCCTGGGCGAACCTCTTGTGGTGAAATTGTTGGCGCCGACGTTGAAAATGACGGGGTGGATGAGCGATACGATGATCCGCATGATTTCAATGGCGGTAGCGTATGCACTGTTTACTTTTGCCCATGTCGTACTTGGGGAACTTGTGCCCAAGTCGGTGGCGATTCGTTATACGTACCAAACGGCTCTGTTTACGGCACCGATTCTTCATGGTTTTTACATCGCATTCAAATTCGTGGTGTCTGCATTCAATGGCACGGCCAATTTTATTCTCAAGCATTTCCTGAACATCAATCCCGATGAGATCAGACACACCGTTCACAGTTCCGATGAACTGGCTTTGCTGGTGGCGGAGAGCGAACGCTCTCAGGAAGTGACTCCTACGGAGGCGGAGATATCGAAAAACGCATTGGAATTGAATGAGATGTGCGCCAAGGACATTTTGACTCCGCGGAGTGAAGTCGATGTGCTTGATCTGGAAGAGAGCTATGAGGCGAATTGGGAAATTGCCCGGACATCCCGCCATACGCGTTTCCCTCTGGTGCATGGGAATCATCTGGACGATGTCAAAGGATGGGTGCATGTGAAGGATCTCTTGAAACAGGTGGGGCAGGCCAATCCGGATTTGATGAGCATCCGCCGCGAATTGAAGGTTGTGCCGGATACGATGCCTCTGGATACGCTGCTGACCTTTTTCCTCCGGGAGAGGACCCACTTTGCTCTTGTGGTCGATGAGTTTGGCGATTCCCTGGGACTTGTGTTTCTTGACGATGTGCTGGAACAAATTGTCGGGGAGGATATTCAGGATGAATTCGATCAGGACGATATGCGTGAATTTGTCCAGACCGGCCCGGATGACTATGTGGTCAGCGGTGCCGTGACGCTGTTTGATCTGGCGGATTATTTACCCGATTTGGATCTTGAGTGTCCCGGTGTGACGACGTTCGGCGGCTATATTACCCACGAACAAGGACATATCCCCGAGGAAGGGGAGGAAGTGCAGATTGGCCGCTATCTTGCTCGGGTTACGGGGACGGACGGACGGCGTGTGACGCAGGTAAGGCTGAAGAAGGTTTGCAAAGAGAACGAAGACGGCGATATCTGA
- a CDS encoding alpha-2-macroglobulin family protein encodes MFHRYLLPLVALLALFLASCTHQSPDSLRQTAIELQCDRRHDEAARVYVQLLATVDDAQSGEDLLNLFEIINYFPEGMDASFLCPGQNAAPKNELPNQALTLEGGESYGGEVPEIIVEDITFGMLVRSWFPQHDKNIHFRTALAKWQYEHAGSTLIHKDAMIQFAGIPEPDSGWKKYYQLEALHRLHQLTILAFNGKMPPEEQFVVYKTLIDVLLDRINMDSGERLNRKFVKTPFDSAPDARELSRKSLESKDQDESEEVRTSPSMFSAPKTWTGARNDMERVAFLLQEAAKVPGKGNEIALFRARCLMKWYALPTNMPMETTKKLLPPTPSNIAATLFSPSGGVEKDDWRRISLPPECQYRPILLSLCEQKDSPLIAMEAMSLLCADYISRLDFDSAVELARRGLIFSKEQRGKFKDNMEGDPAEMSAEYFRTICAELDMPYATFVTHDHSNGEVALRVRNTEEVTLTVQPIDLKGLADITREDAVLKNLFYESWLPGIQRFLTRKDNEKDKRFRQFIGKTILKQTIPVKLSREEQVCTIPLNIPDGTYIVTSSVPNGQQYLQFVNKGSLKLISRQRSGNKMIWFTVDEATGKPIPGVQLRGDLLYNVEDSSEKITLPFTAQTDDKGLWIQQLPTVTREGKKLELNKYFCLAELNGAIVPNRDYFSSFDFHNPNTPPRQQLVLLASQPIYKTGQRAQLIARPIRPSFINPSLTSGAGTSYLVTVRGPRNTLDGWNKKEVTTDATNAIELDIPLPDDADLGNYTVSLVPRNASSSGKGGVQKASKEITACFRVEEYKKPEFKVSIVPETPSLRLGKEAACIIRAEYYSGGPVSNAKVQLEIDITSGEKAPAERWVWDYLLPNSSRYWKDSRIGSIEKSITLDEKGEARVLLSALKENKVAKYNKVNYDITAKVTDASLREVQENRTLSASRSLFALSLVPSSQYIGKGEAVSIKLTAKQGDGKVAANVSGTCTVHPLKRNNEGKEDDEMLTISTKSPLLQSDITTDDEGKATIVFPADALDTRGILRFTVTLTSPDGETSEAHLDLPSRNGRKGSHPAPDQLNLLAHDKQSATGTKARFLIETPAPTGYVWLFPHAGWTKESYSMVTTRGHVGESSINLRPEDMPNTAVEAFTVYQGKLQQTKVHILVPPDDKRLQAEASADKQTLKPGEETGIKIAVRDAAGNPPPAGTLVTLAVYDQALEYFSGPPEVLERMLWSRSNTTQTPGFNASENPPSSLVYHWKSRKSRAHSDLSDFVKSSLDVVLESSLMERSCRFKAKSMESDISYAPCPVITGDSEEIVCYIPSDKNEPGNTNDIPIRSNFTDNILWRGILPLASDGTVTIPVTMADNLTTWQVRAWIISPDLSFGEASATIISTKDILASLQMPRFLTAGDTATLSTIIRNRTDKAVQAHVTLKPSPSCPAPLEAEDNAIVEVPAQGSARVDWKVRATQAGTAQYTTEVRSGAGNDAMQMSLPVLPHGMRQTHVFSGALAAGSNEATVKLNVPEATRRDDARLTLTVSPSVILPAIDSLPYLQDFPHDCAEQTLNRFLGTLLVRHTLKELNIAIPDRSKEANCPLLFDKKKTNKFVKTHIDRLVAMQGYDGGWSWFGQADESDPVISAIVYRGLSIASSLMQNAVPERSLEKAAGFLGSIEDQRVARLSSSILPWKNNKSRGTINEEDILIRRALSTANTVHPGGISNDRMMKLIARDAQKTGQYSQIMAARLLLKENDKGSDEVKKLASALQKQVVTDAMLGTARLKNPGESSCWWFWHGNDTSIQAEYLQLLCELGSDTAAPIARGIVLKRQYASHWESTLSTANALEALCQYALTTKEGVDPMQVDVLSGDRVIGSITLTRDNLLTAPRSVTLEGDAIFPSDAASQQSPLSWTIRRKGGKGRLYINGLFNAYTTQDPLPAAGLNLTVKRNCYRVVPASQITADTPLQGKRITKGVRDELLVPLADGDTVDSGTEIEVELVFTARHDCEYICTTDPRPAGCESTLPLSGYGFGDHVSYYQEPRDEESRFYFNWIPKGEHTITYRLRAERLGFFRNMPTVVEAMYAPELRGNARESSLKIDESSHE; translated from the coding sequence ATGTTCCACCGCTACCTCCTCCCACTCGTTGCCCTGTTGGCATTGTTTCTGGCATCCTGCACCCACCAATCACCCGATTCCCTGCGCCAGACTGCCATAGAGTTGCAATGCGACAGGCGGCATGATGAAGCCGCGCGCGTTTACGTCCAACTGTTGGCAACCGTCGATGATGCCCAGAGTGGGGAAGATCTTCTGAATCTTTTCGAAATCATCAACTACTTCCCGGAAGGCATGGACGCCTCATTCCTCTGCCCCGGTCAGAATGCCGCACCGAAAAACGAGCTCCCCAACCAGGCACTGACCCTGGAAGGCGGGGAAAGCTACGGAGGGGAGGTTCCCGAGATAATCGTTGAGGATATCACATTCGGCATGCTCGTCCGATCATGGTTCCCGCAGCACGACAAAAACATTCACTTCCGAACGGCTCTGGCAAAGTGGCAATATGAACATGCCGGAAGCACTCTCATCCACAAAGACGCCATGATCCAATTTGCCGGGATTCCTGAACCCGATTCTGGTTGGAAAAAATACTACCAACTGGAAGCCCTGCACCGTCTCCACCAACTGACCATCCTCGCCTTCAACGGGAAAATGCCTCCAGAGGAACAGTTCGTGGTGTACAAAACGCTGATCGACGTACTCCTCGACCGCATCAACATGGATTCCGGTGAACGGCTCAACCGCAAGTTTGTCAAAACGCCCTTCGACTCCGCTCCCGATGCCAGGGAACTCAGCAGAAAGTCTCTCGAATCAAAAGATCAGGATGAATCCGAGGAAGTCCGAACTTCACCCTCCATGTTTTCGGCTCCCAAAACCTGGACCGGAGCTCGCAATGACATGGAACGTGTCGCATTCCTCCTGCAGGAAGCCGCCAAGGTACCGGGCAAGGGAAACGAAATCGCCCTGTTCCGCGCCAGATGCCTGATGAAGTGGTATGCCTTGCCAACGAACATGCCGATGGAGACAACCAAAAAGCTCCTTCCTCCTACCCCATCCAACATTGCGGCAACCCTGTTCTCACCATCAGGAGGAGTGGAAAAAGATGACTGGAGGCGCATCTCCCTGCCACCGGAATGCCAGTACCGTCCTATCCTCCTCTCCCTGTGCGAACAAAAGGATTCCCCCTTGATAGCCATGGAAGCAATGTCCCTCCTGTGCGCCGACTACATCTCGCGCCTGGACTTTGACTCTGCCGTCGAACTTGCCCGCCGTGGGCTCATCTTCTCCAAGGAACAGAGGGGAAAATTCAAGGACAACATGGAAGGAGATCCCGCTGAAATGAGCGCGGAATACTTCCGCACCATCTGCGCGGAACTGGACATGCCCTACGCAACATTTGTTACACACGACCACAGTAATGGGGAAGTAGCCCTTCGCGTACGAAACACGGAAGAAGTCACCCTCACCGTCCAACCCATCGATTTGAAAGGGCTGGCTGACATCACCCGGGAGGACGCCGTTCTCAAAAATTTGTTTTATGAGTCGTGGCTCCCCGGCATCCAGCGCTTCCTTACCCGAAAGGATAACGAAAAGGACAAGCGCTTCCGTCAATTCATCGGCAAAACCATCCTGAAGCAGACAATCCCCGTCAAGCTCAGTCGCGAAGAACAAGTTTGCACCATCCCGCTGAATATCCCGGACGGCACCTACATTGTCACATCCAGCGTCCCCAATGGCCAACAATACCTGCAATTCGTCAATAAAGGCTCCCTCAAACTCATCAGCCGCCAGCGTTCCGGCAACAAAATGATCTGGTTCACCGTGGATGAAGCCACCGGAAAGCCCATCCCCGGTGTCCAATTGAGGGGAGATCTTTTATACAACGTCGAGGATTCATCCGAAAAAATCACCCTCCCCTTCACGGCGCAAACGGATGACAAAGGACTCTGGATTCAACAATTGCCCACAGTGACCCGGGAAGGCAAAAAACTGGAGTTGAACAAGTATTTCTGCCTGGCAGAATTGAACGGTGCCATTGTGCCGAACAGAGACTATTTTTCTTCCTTCGATTTCCACAATCCGAACACCCCACCGCGCCAGCAACTCGTCCTGCTCGCTTCCCAACCCATCTACAAGACCGGACAGAGGGCACAGCTCATTGCCCGTCCCATCCGACCGTCCTTCATCAATCCATCCCTGACATCCGGGGCAGGCACATCCTACCTTGTCACGGTTCGCGGCCCGCGCAATACGCTGGACGGCTGGAACAAAAAGGAAGTCACCACGGATGCTACAAACGCCATCGAACTGGATATCCCCCTGCCCGACGATGCGGATTTGGGGAATTACACGGTCTCCCTTGTTCCCAGAAATGCCTCATCCTCCGGTAAGGGTGGCGTTCAGAAAGCAAGCAAGGAAATCACCGCATGTTTCCGCGTTGAAGAGTACAAAAAACCGGAGTTCAAGGTAAGCATCGTTCCGGAAACACCCTCACTCCGCCTCGGAAAAGAGGCAGCCTGCATCATCCGGGCGGAATACTACAGTGGCGGCCCCGTTTCGAATGCCAAAGTCCAACTTGAAATTGATATCACATCCGGGGAAAAAGCTCCCGCCGAACGCTGGGTTTGGGACTACCTGCTCCCTAACAGCTCACGTTACTGGAAGGATAGCCGTATCGGCTCTATTGAAAAATCCATCACTCTTGATGAAAAAGGAGAAGCTCGCGTCCTACTCTCCGCCCTCAAGGAGAACAAAGTTGCCAAGTACAACAAGGTCAATTACGACATCACCGCCAAGGTGACGGATGCCTCCCTGCGAGAAGTCCAGGAAAACCGCACCCTGAGCGCCTCCAGATCGCTCTTCGCCCTAAGCCTTGTTCCCTCATCCCAATACATCGGCAAGGGAGAAGCCGTAAGCATCAAGCTCACAGCTAAACAGGGCGACGGCAAGGTTGCCGCCAATGTTTCCGGCACATGCACCGTCCACCCTCTCAAACGCAACAATGAGGGTAAAGAAGACGACGAAATGCTGACGATTTCCACCAAATCCCCCCTTCTGCAGTCCGACATCACAACGGATGACGAGGGGAAAGCCACTATCGTTTTCCCGGCGGATGCCCTGGATACACGCGGAATCCTCCGTTTCACCGTCACACTCACGAGCCCCGATGGCGAAACATCGGAAGCACATCTCGACCTTCCTTCCCGAAATGGCAGAAAGGGAAGCCATCCTGCCCCGGATCAACTGAATCTTCTGGCTCACGACAAGCAATCCGCCACCGGCACCAAAGCCCGTTTCCTGATTGAAACCCCTGCCCCGACAGGCTACGTCTGGCTCTTTCCGCATGCTGGATGGACCAAGGAATCCTACTCCATGGTCACAACCAGAGGGCATGTCGGAGAATCCTCCATCAACCTTCGCCCAGAAGACATGCCCAACACCGCCGTCGAAGCCTTCACCGTTTACCAGGGGAAACTTCAGCAGACAAAGGTACACATCCTTGTGCCGCCGGACGACAAACGCCTCCAGGCTGAAGCTTCCGCCGACAAACAAACGCTCAAACCCGGCGAAGAAACCGGCATCAAAATCGCAGTCAGAGATGCAGCAGGTAATCCACCACCCGCCGGGACACTCGTCACATTGGCTGTTTACGACCAGGCTTTGGAATACTTTTCCGGTCCCCCCGAAGTACTGGAGCGGATGCTTTGGAGTCGTTCCAATACCACCCAAACACCCGGCTTCAATGCCAGCGAAAACCCACCAAGCAGCCTCGTATACCATTGGAAATCAAGAAAATCCCGTGCGCACTCCGATCTGTCGGACTTCGTCAAATCGTCACTCGATGTCGTCCTCGAATCCTCCCTGATGGAGCGTTCCTGCCGCTTCAAGGCAAAGAGTATGGAATCCGATATTTCCTACGCTCCCTGTCCCGTTATCACCGGGGATAGCGAAGAAATTGTATGCTATATCCCATCCGACAAGAATGAGCCCGGCAATACGAATGACATCCCCATCCGCAGCAACTTCACCGACAATATCCTCTGGCGCGGCATCCTGCCTCTGGCAAGCGACGGCACAGTCACCATCCCCGTCACCATGGCAGACAACCTCACCACATGGCAGGTTCGCGCATGGATCATCTCCCCCGATCTCTCTTTCGGAGAAGCCTCCGCCACCATCATCAGCACGAAGGACATCCTCGCCTCGCTCCAGATGCCCCGTTTCCTCACTGCGGGGGATACGGCCACGCTCAGCACCATCATCCGCAACCGGACGGACAAAGCCGTCCAGGCACACGTGACGTTGAAACCGTCTCCATCCTGCCCTGCTCCACTGGAAGCTGAAGACAACGCCATCGTCGAAGTCCCCGCCCAAGGTTCGGCTCGCGTCGATTGGAAGGTGCGTGCAACACAGGCCGGCACAGCGCAATACACGACCGAAGTACGCAGTGGAGCAGGCAACGATGCCATGCAAATGTCCCTGCCCGTCCTGCCGCACGGCATGCGCCAGACTCACGTATTCAGCGGGGCTCTTGCCGCAGGAAGCAATGAGGCCACCGTCAAACTCAATGTTCCGGAAGCCACTCGCCGGGATGACGCCCGCCTGACGCTCACCGTTTCGCCTTCGGTCATCCTGCCAGCCATCGATTCCCTTCCCTATCTGCAGGATTTCCCCCACGATTGCGCCGAACAAACGCTCAACCGGTTCCTAGGAACCCTCCTCGTCCGCCACACACTTAAGGAACTGAACATCGCCATCCCTGACAGATCGAAGGAAGCCAATTGTCCGCTCCTTTTCGACAAGAAAAAAACCAACAAGTTCGTGAAGACCCACATCGACCGCCTCGTTGCCATGCAGGGCTACGACGGTGGATGGAGCTGGTTCGGGCAAGCCGATGAAAGCGATCCTGTCATTTCCGCCATCGTGTACCGTGGTTTGTCCATCGCTTCCTCGCTCATGCAAAACGCCGTTCCGGAAAGAAGTCTGGAAAAAGCAGCCGGATTCCTTGGTTCAATCGAGGACCAGCGCGTCGCTCGTCTCTCCTCCTCCATTCTCCCCTGGAAGAATAACAAATCCCGGGGCACCATCAATGAAGAGGACATCCTGATCCGGCGTGCGCTCAGCACGGCCAACACCGTTCATCCCGGAGGCATCAGCAACGACCGCATGATGAAGCTCATCGCCCGCGATGCCCAAAAAACCGGACAGTACAGCCAAATCATGGCCGCCAGATTGCTTCTGAAGGAGAACGACAAGGGCTCCGACGAAGTCAAGAAACTGGCCTCCGCCCTCCAAAAACAGGTTGTTACAGATGCCATGCTCGGCACGGCACGGCTCAAGAACCCCGGTGAATCCTCCTGCTGGTGGTTCTGGCATGGCAACGATACTTCCATCCAGGCAGAGTACCTGCAACTCCTCTGCGAACTGGGTAGCGACACAGCTGCACCCATCGCCCGCGGAATCGTCCTCAAACGCCAGTACGCCAGCCATTGGGAATCCACGCTTTCCACAGCAAATGCTCTGGAAGCCCTCTGCCAGTACGCCCTCACAACGAAGGAAGGAGTCGATCCCATGCAAGTGGACGTCCTCTCAGGAGACCGCGTCATCGGTTCCATTACCCTGACTCGTGACAATCTGCTGACCGCCCCACGCTCCGTCACTCTGGAAGGCGATGCCATTTTCCCCTCGGATGCAGCCAGTCAACAATCGCCTCTCTCCTGGACCATCCGCCGCAAAGGCGGCAAGGGCCGCCTGTACATCAACGGCCTGTTCAACGCATATACCACACAAGATCCCCTTCCCGCCGCCGGGTTGAACCTCACCGTCAAGCGCAACTGCTACCGCGTCGTCCCTGCCAGCCAAATAACAGCCGACACGCCCCTGCAAGGCAAGCGAATCACCAAGGGCGTCAGGGATGAATTGCTCGTCCCTCTGGCGGACGGCGACACCGTAGACAGCGGCACGGAAATCGAGGTCGAACTCGTCTTCACCGCCCGGCACGACTGCGAATATATCTGTACCACCGACCCGCGCCCCGCCGGCTGCGAGTCCACCCTCCCCCTCAGCGGATACGGCTTCGGCGATCACGTTTCCTACTATCAGGAGCCACGGGACGAAGAATCGCGGTTCTACTTTAACTGGATCCCGAAAGGCGAACACACCATCACGTACAGACTCCGCGCCGAACGCCTCGGTTTCTTCCGCAATATGCCTACCGTCGTCGAGGCCATGTACGCCCCGGAACTCCGCGGCAATGCCCGGGAATCATCGCTGAAAATCGACGAATCATCCCATGAATAA
- the rpsN gene encoding 30S ribosomal protein S14 — MAKKSWIERNKKKEETVKRYAELRAQLKAEKDYVGLTMLPRNASPTRLVNRCLVSGRRRAFIRRFKLSRIAFRELANAGMIPGVTKSSW, encoded by the coding sequence ATGGCTAAGAAGAGCTGGATTGAAAGAAATAAGAAGAAGGAAGAGACCGTCAAGCGTTACGCCGAGCTGCGTGCGCAGTTGAAGGCCGAGAAGGATTATGTTGGTTTGACCATGTTGCCCCGCAACGCCAGTCCGACCCGACTTGTCAACCGTTGTCTCGTTTCCGGTCGTCGTCGTGCATTTATCCGTCGTTTTAAATTGTCCCGTATCGCGTTCCGCGAGCTGGCCAACGCCGGTATGATTCCCGGTGTGACCAAGTCTTCTTGGTAA
- a CDS encoding YraN family protein — MSSSSIGLYGEMVAESRLRAGKCSILRKNWKIGSAGELDVVCRDGDTLVFVEVKTRTSHSVWEAMRSVDKKKRELIRSGAHAWLRLLNDRDVPYRYDVMEIYLCEGEKPEIHWIRAAFGDCDSNV; from the coding sequence ATGTCTTCATCTTCCATCGGATTGTACGGCGAGATGGTGGCGGAATCCCGCTTGCGTGCCGGAAAATGTTCTATTCTCCGGAAGAACTGGAAGATCGGTTCCGCCGGTGAGTTGGATGTTGTCTGCCGGGATGGAGACACGTTGGTATTTGTGGAGGTCAAAACGCGAACCTCCCATTCTGTGTGGGAAGCTATGCGCTCCGTTGATAAAAAAAAGCGGGAGTTGATCCGTTCCGGAGCGCATGCCTGGCTCCGGCTGCTCAATGACCGCGACGTGCCATACAGGTACGATGTGATGGAGATTTATTTATGCGAAGGGGAAAAGCCGGAGATCCATTGGATCCGGGCCGCGTTTGGAGATTGCGACAGCAATGTCTGA